The Pecten maximus chromosome 14, xPecMax1.1, whole genome shotgun sequence genome includes a region encoding these proteins:
- the LOC117342426 gene encoding uncharacterized protein LOC117342426 isoform X1: protein MHFNTITRITFNSHDMTSFLIHLTAVLVMLTSRSSSVYGVIRKDADCRPQKPTVVTDPSKQPLVTCSNNGTVATLSCSVNFHCAEHLMIGLVWVGFFAPVTNYRTDDRTDTSARTENVRYQGYPLETEPRYSSTTHQLEGDDHVLEAVLEITSVTEVDYHRRFKCIVVTEYNYQAAGETTPDIQSRICRNNDLTQSHQQEGNSSGTLTYYIGTLLLTAFWSVEQIY, encoded by the exons ATGCACTTCAATACTATAACTCGAATCACATTCAAC AGTCACGATATGACGAGCTTTCTTATTCATCTTACGGCCGTATTGGTCATGTTGACATCCAGGTCAAGTAGTGTTTATGGCGTCATTAGGAAGGATGCAG ACTGTCGGCCACAAAAACCGACTGTTGTGACGGACCCATCCAAACAGCCATTGGTCACATGTTCTAACAATGGCACCGTCGCAACGCTTTCTTGCAGTGTGAACTTCCATTGTGCTGAACACCTAATGATAGGCTTAGTATGGGTAGGGTTCTTTGCTCCCGTGACCAACTATCGTACGGACGACAGGACAGACACTAGTGCTAGAACAGAAAATGTCCGTTACCAGgggtatcccctagagacggAACCAAGATATAGTTCGACAACACACCAACTAGAAGG TGATGACCACGTGCTAGAAGCGGTGTTGGAGATTACATCGGTGACCGAGGTGGACTATCATCGGAGGTTCAAGTGTATCGTAGTGACAGAGTACAACTATCAGGCTGCGGGGGAAACGACCCCTGATATCCAAAGTCGTATCTGTCGTAACAACGATTTGACACAAAGTCACCAACAAG AGGGAAATTCGTCTGGAACTCTGACTTACTATATCGGAACTTTACTACTTACGGCATTTTGGAGTGTTGAACAGATATACTGA
- the LOC117342426 gene encoding uncharacterized protein LOC117342426 isoform X2: MHSHDMTSFLIHLTAVLVMLTSRSSSVYGVIRKDADCRPQKPTVVTDPSKQPLVTCSNNGTVATLSCSVNFHCAEHLMIGLVWVGFFAPVTNYRTDDRTDTSARTENVRYQGYPLETEPRYSSTTHQLEGDDHVLEAVLEITSVTEVDYHRRFKCIVVTEYNYQAAGETTPDIQSRICRNNDLTQSHQQEGNSSGTLTYYIGTLLLTAFWSVEQIY; encoded by the exons ATGCAT AGTCACGATATGACGAGCTTTCTTATTCATCTTACGGCCGTATTGGTCATGTTGACATCCAGGTCAAGTAGTGTTTATGGCGTCATTAGGAAGGATGCAG ACTGTCGGCCACAAAAACCGACTGTTGTGACGGACCCATCCAAACAGCCATTGGTCACATGTTCTAACAATGGCACCGTCGCAACGCTTTCTTGCAGTGTGAACTTCCATTGTGCTGAACACCTAATGATAGGCTTAGTATGGGTAGGGTTCTTTGCTCCCGTGACCAACTATCGTACGGACGACAGGACAGACACTAGTGCTAGAACAGAAAATGTCCGTTACCAGgggtatcccctagagacggAACCAAGATATAGTTCGACAACACACCAACTAGAAGG TGATGACCACGTGCTAGAAGCGGTGTTGGAGATTACATCGGTGACCGAGGTGGACTATCATCGGAGGTTCAAGTGTATCGTAGTGACAGAGTACAACTATCAGGCTGCGGGGGAAACGACCCCTGATATCCAAAGTCGTATCTGTCGTAACAACGATTTGACACAAAGTCACCAACAAG AGGGAAATTCGTCTGGAACTCTGACTTACTATATCGGAACTTTACTACTTACGGCATTTTGGAGTGTTGAACAGATATACTGA
- the LOC117342426 gene encoding uncharacterized protein LOC117342426 isoform X3: protein MHFNTITRITFNSHDMTSFLIHLTAVLVMLTSRSSSVYGVIRKDADCRPQKPTVVTDPSKQPLVTCSNNGTVATLSCSVNFHCAEHLMIGLVWVGFFAPVTNYRTDDRTDTSARTENVRYQGYPLETEPRYSSTTHQLEGDDHVLEAVLEITSVTEVDYHRRFKCIVVTEYNYQAAGETTPDIQSRICRNNDLTQSHQQETY, encoded by the exons ATGCACTTCAATACTATAACTCGAATCACATTCAAC AGTCACGATATGACGAGCTTTCTTATTCATCTTACGGCCGTATTGGTCATGTTGACATCCAGGTCAAGTAGTGTTTATGGCGTCATTAGGAAGGATGCAG ACTGTCGGCCACAAAAACCGACTGTTGTGACGGACCCATCCAAACAGCCATTGGTCACATGTTCTAACAATGGCACCGTCGCAACGCTTTCTTGCAGTGTGAACTTCCATTGTGCTGAACACCTAATGATAGGCTTAGTATGGGTAGGGTTCTTTGCTCCCGTGACCAACTATCGTACGGACGACAGGACAGACACTAGTGCTAGAACAGAAAATGTCCGTTACCAGgggtatcccctagagacggAACCAAGATATAGTTCGACAACACACCAACTAGAAGG TGATGACCACGTGCTAGAAGCGGTGTTGGAGATTACATCGGTGACCGAGGTGGACTATCATCGGAGGTTCAAGTGTATCGTAGTGACAGAGTACAACTATCAGGCTGCGGGGGAAACGACCCCTGATATCCAAAGTCGTATCTGTCGTAACAACGATTTGACACAAAGTCACCAACAAG AAACCTACTGA
- the LOC117342427 gene encoding uncharacterized protein LOC117342427, producing MFSKKVVYGSAVVLAFGTLLNTIGRFSPWMFTVKGPNVYNDAKNKVIHGTINFGWFYLQACDSRRCYTQSMIERYGDHNTHANTTISVFSETWLARRIGEQTIEVFALLFNVAGLAGTGFLIYTWKSQTRLRYVVTLLSATVLLISAAMEWANLGEVLAEMGSIVRYNDPKIQLFTPSSLVLSGLGSTCMFAVSVLYYLAVMMMIYQHSDITNTTGVENRSQDANAGNDVTPAQTQSHIESLEVQVNTDQTSV from the exons ATGTTTTCCAAGAAAGTTGTGTACGGATCGGCCGTAGTATTAGCGTTTGGAACGCTATTGAACACAATAGGACGTTTCAGTCCATGGATGTTTACTGTAAAAGGACCCAATGTTTACAATGATGCTAAGAACAAAGTGATACACGGTACCATCAACTTTGGCTGGTTCTACCTCCAGGCGTGTGACTCTCGGCGATGTTACACACAGTCCATGATAGAACGGTACGGAGACCACAATACCCACGCCAATACCACAATCTCTGTCTTCTCGG AGACCTGGCTAGCGAGACGAATTGGGGAACAGACAATTGAGGTGTTTGCATTGTTATTTAACGTAGCAGGACTAGCGGGGACTGGTTTCCTTATTTATACATGGAAGTCACAAACCAGACTGCGGTACGTGGTTACATTGCTGTCCGCCACCGTCCTCCTCATATCTG CTGCTATGGAATGGGCTAACCTTGGAGAGGTACTGGCAGAAATGGGAAGCATTGTTCGTTACAACGACCCTAAGATACAGCTATTTACGCCATCTTCGCTCGTGCTATCCGGTCTTGGGTCCACGTGCATGTTTGCAGTCAGTGTGTTGTATTACTTAGctgttatgatgatgatatatcaACACAGCGACATAACAAATACAACAGGCGTAGAAAATCGGAGTCAAGATGCTAACGCCGGAAATGACGTCACGCCTGCGCAAACTCAAAGTCATATCGAAAGTTTGGAGGTACAAGTCAACACGGATCAAACCAGCGTATAA